A region from the Bradyrhizobium erythrophlei genome encodes:
- the ptsP gene encoding phosphoenolpyruvate--protein phosphotransferase: MRSASGGPRVLLRRLRETMAEKVSAQERLDKIVVLIAANMVAEVCSTYVLRVDNTLELYATEGLNRDAVHRTVLSSHEGLVGLVASEANPLNLSDAQSHPAFSFRPETGEEIYHSFLGVPILRAGNTLGVLVVQNRAKRTYVEEEVEALQTTAMVLAEMIASGELSALAQPGAEPAARHSLHKTGAILSDGIALGHVVLHEPRVVITNYIAEDLPKEIKRLDAALTKLRADLDRMLERGDVAEGGEHRDVLEAYRMFANDHGWSHKLHEAVATGLTAEAAVERVQSDTRARMLRSTDPYLRDRLHDLEDLGHRLMRQLVGQDHAPSREQLPDNAILIARAMGPAALLDYDRKRLRGLVLEEGTANSHVSIVARALGIPAVGEIANAPGIADPGDAIIVDGTSGEIYVRPSAEIESAYAERVRFRARRQAQYSALRDMPCVTKDGQTIELMINAGLTIDLPHIDDTGSAGIGLFRTELQFMVGQSLPRSSDQLALYRTVLDAAGPKPVTFRTLDIGGDKALPYMETVIEENPALGWRAIRLGLDRPGLLRGQIRALLRAGGGRALRIMFPMITEVSEFDAAKAIVERELTYLRQHGHPLPERIDVGTMVEVPALLYQLDELLKKVDFVSVGSNDLFQFLFAVDRGNAKVSERFDTMSAPILRALRDIVRKANAAKKSASLCGEMASKPIGALALIALGYRSLSMSATGHGPVKAMILDLDAKKAEAMLMPLLDAPSGSVSIRQKLTEFAEAEGLSL, from the coding sequence ATGCGGAGCGCGTCGGGAGGCCCCCGCGTCTTGCTGAGACGGCTCCGCGAAACCATGGCGGAGAAGGTCTCAGCCCAGGAGCGATTGGACAAGATCGTGGTGCTGATCGCCGCCAACATGGTGGCGGAGGTCTGCTCGACCTATGTGCTGCGCGTCGACAACACGCTCGAGCTCTACGCCACCGAAGGCCTCAACCGCGACGCCGTCCACCGTACCGTCCTGAGTTCCCATGAGGGCCTGGTCGGCCTGGTCGCGAGCGAGGCCAACCCGCTCAATCTGAGCGACGCGCAGAGCCACCCGGCGTTCTCGTTCCGCCCGGAAACCGGCGAAGAAATCTACCACTCCTTCCTCGGCGTGCCGATCCTGCGCGCCGGCAATACGCTCGGCGTGCTGGTGGTGCAGAACCGCGCCAAGCGCACCTATGTCGAGGAAGAGGTCGAGGCGCTGCAGACCACCGCCATGGTGCTGGCGGAGATGATCGCATCGGGGGAGCTTTCCGCCCTCGCCCAGCCCGGCGCCGAGCCCGCGGCGCGGCATTCGCTGCACAAGACCGGCGCCATCCTGTCCGACGGCATCGCGCTCGGCCATGTGGTGCTGCACGAACCCCGCGTCGTCATCACCAACTACATCGCCGAAGACCTGCCCAAGGAAATCAAGCGGCTCGATGCCGCGCTTACAAAACTGCGCGCCGACCTCGACCGCATGCTGGAGCGCGGCGACGTCGCCGAGGGCGGCGAGCATCGCGACGTGCTGGAAGCCTACCGGATGTTCGCCAACGATCACGGCTGGTCGCACAAGCTGCACGAGGCCGTCGCCACCGGCCTCACTGCGGAAGCCGCCGTCGAGCGCGTGCAGTCCGACACCCGCGCGCGCATGCTGCGCTCGACCGATCCTTATCTGCGCGACCGCCTGCACGACCTCGAAGATCTCGGCCACCGCCTGATGCGGCAGCTGGTCGGGCAGGATCATGCGCCCTCGCGCGAACAGCTGCCCGACAACGCCATCCTGATCGCGCGCGCGATGGGGCCCGCGGCGCTGCTCGACTATGATCGCAAGCGCCTGCGCGGGCTGGTGCTGGAGGAAGGCACCGCCAATTCCCACGTCTCGATCGTGGCGCGCGCGCTCGGCATCCCCGCGGTCGGCGAAATCGCGAACGCGCCGGGCATCGCCGATCCCGGCGACGCCATCATCGTCGACGGCACTTCGGGGGAGATTTACGTGCGTCCGTCGGCGGAGATCGAATCGGCCTACGCGGAACGGGTGCGGTTCCGCGCCAGGCGGCAGGCGCAATATTCGGCGCTGCGCGACATGCCGTGCGTGACCAAGGACGGCCAAACGATCGAACTGATGATCAACGCCGGCCTCACCATCGACCTGCCGCATATCGACGACACTGGCAGCGCCGGCATCGGACTGTTCCGCACCGAGCTGCAATTCATGGTCGGCCAGAGCCTGCCGCGCTCCAGCGATCAGCTCGCGCTGTACCGAACGGTGCTGGACGCCGCGGGCCCCAAGCCGGTGACGTTCCGCACCCTCGACATCGGCGGCGACAAGGCGCTGCCTTATATGGAGACCGTGATCGAGGAAAATCCCGCGCTGGGCTGGCGCGCGATCCGGCTCGGGCTCGACCGCCCCGGCCTGTTGCGCGGCCAGATCCGCGCCCTGCTGCGTGCCGGCGGCGGGCGTGCGCTCCGCATCATGTTCCCGATGATCACCGAAGTCTCCGAATTCGATGCCGCCAAGGCGATCGTCGAGCGCGAACTGACTTATCTTCGCCAGCACGGCCACCCGCTGCCGGAGCGGATTGACGTCGGCACCATGGTGGAAGTGCCGGCTCTGCTCTATCAGCTCGACGAGCTCCTGAAGAAGGTCGATTTCGTTTCAGTCGGGTCCAACGACCTGTTCCAGTTCCTGTTCGCTGTCGACCGCGGCAATGCCAAGGTGTCCGAGCGGTTCGACACCATGTCGGCGCCGATCCTGCGGGCGTTGCGCGACATCGTGCGCAAGGCCAATGCGGCGAAGAAATCCGCCTCCCTGTGCGGCGAGATGGCCTCGAAGCCAATTGGCGCGCTGGCGCTGATCGCGCTCGGCTACCGTTCGCTGTCGATGTCGGCGACCGGGCACGGGCCGGTCAAGGCGATGATCCTCGATCTCGACGCCAAGAAGGCCGAAGCGATGCTGATGCCGCTGCTCGATGCGCCGTCCGGCAGCGTATCGATCCGGCAGAAGCTGACGGAGTTCGCCGAAGCCGAAGGGCTGTCCTTGTAG
- the prfA gene encoding peptide chain release factor 1, which produces MSMLPEAKLDILLAHHASLEAQLLGQVNSESYVRITRELAELNPLIDAVKAYRATEKEIADTQALISDAATDPEMRAMAEAERETLAARSLELAQQIRVALLPKDAMDDRNVVLEIRAGTGGDEASLFAGDLFRMYERFAGLQGWKVEVISASEGTMGGYKEIIAEVKGRGAFAKLKFESGVHRVQRVPDTETQGRIHTSAATVAVLPEVEDVDVDIKQDDLRIETMRAQGAGGQHVNKTESAIRITHIPTGIVVMMQDSRSQHKNRASAMNILRSRIYDAERQRIDAVRSADRREKVGSGDRSERIRTYNFPQGRVTDHRINLTLYKLPQVMAGEALGELVDALTTEHQAAQLAAQGAAA; this is translated from the coding sequence ATGTCGATGCTCCCCGAAGCCAAACTTGATATCCTGCTCGCGCACCACGCCTCGCTCGAGGCGCAGCTGCTTGGCCAGGTGAATTCGGAAAGTTACGTGCGGATTACCCGGGAACTCGCCGAACTCAATCCGCTGATCGACGCCGTGAAGGCCTACCGCGCCACGGAGAAGGAAATCGCCGACACCCAGGCGCTGATATCGGATGCCGCGACCGATCCGGAGATGCGCGCCATGGCCGAGGCCGAACGCGAAACGCTTGCCGCCCGCAGCCTTGAGCTGGCGCAGCAGATCCGCGTGGCACTGCTGCCCAAGGATGCCATGGACGACCGCAACGTCGTCCTGGAAATCCGCGCCGGCACCGGCGGCGACGAGGCCTCGCTGTTCGCCGGCGACCTGTTCCGGATGTATGAGCGGTTTGCAGGCTTGCAGGGCTGGAAGGTCGAGGTGATCTCCGCCAGCGAGGGCACCATGGGCGGCTACAAGGAAATCATCGCCGAGGTGAAAGGCCGCGGCGCCTTCGCCAAATTGAAGTTCGAGTCCGGCGTGCATCGCGTGCAGCGCGTGCCCGACACCGAGACGCAGGGCCGCATTCACACGTCAGCGGCGACGGTCGCGGTGCTGCCGGAAGTCGAGGACGTCGACGTCGATATCAAGCAGGACGACTTACGGATCGAGACCATGCGCGCGCAGGGCGCCGGCGGCCAGCACGTCAACAAGACCGAATCGGCGATCCGGATCACCCACATCCCGACCGGAATCGTGGTGATGATGCAGGACAGCCGCTCGCAACACAAGAACCGCGCCTCGGCGATGAACATCCTGCGCTCGCGCATCTACGACGCCGAACGCCAGCGCATCGATGCGGTGCGCTCCGCCGATCGCCGCGAGAAGGTCGGCTCCGGCGACCGAAGCGAGCGCATCCGCACCTATAATTTCCCGCAGGGCCGCGTCACCGATCACCGCATCAACCTGACGCTCTATAAATTGCCGCAGGTGATGGCCGGCGAAGCCCTGGGCGAACTGGTGGATGCGCTGACCACCGAACATCAGGCAGCCCAGCTCGCCGCCCAGGGCGCCGCGGCGTGA
- the prmC gene encoding peptide chain release factor N(5)-glutamine methyltransferase, whose product MIGQTVDAARRTLTARFKSAQIDSAELDARVLIGAVLGLDLTGVIAAANRYLTSEEATRLEDFARRRLAGEPVARMLGSREFWGLPLKLSTATLVPRPDTETVVELALDMQRTAPRADRRWRIADIGTGSGAILLALLSELADAYGVGTDISEEALQTAHGNAVDLGLAGRAGFVACDYAAALSGPFDLIVSNPPYIRSAEIAGLATEVRVHDPRAALDGGADGLDAYRALIPQAARLLAPEGALVVEVGQGQSGDIEGLMTAAGLMLPVPPKADLGGVRRAVAGRKLPP is encoded by the coding sequence ATGATCGGACAAACCGTCGATGCCGCACGGCGCACGCTGACGGCACGATTCAAATCCGCACAAATCGATTCGGCCGAACTCGACGCACGAGTCCTCATCGGCGCGGTGCTCGGTCTCGACCTCACCGGCGTCATCGCGGCGGCGAATCGGTATCTCACCTCCGAGGAAGCGACGCGTCTTGAGGATTTCGCGCGCCGCCGCCTCGCGGGCGAGCCGGTCGCCCGCATGCTCGGAAGCAGGGAATTCTGGGGCCTGCCGCTCAAACTTTCGACCGCGACGCTGGTGCCGAGGCCCGACACCGAAACGGTGGTCGAACTGGCGCTGGACATGCAGCGCACCGCTCCGCGCGCAGATCGGCGCTGGCGCATCGCCGACATCGGCACCGGTTCGGGCGCGATCCTGCTGGCGCTGTTGTCCGAATTGGCGGACGCGTATGGCGTCGGCACCGACATCAGCGAGGAGGCGTTACAAACAGCACACGGCAACGCCGTCGATCTGGGGCTGGCCGGTCGCGCCGGCTTCGTCGCCTGCGACTATGCGGCGGCGCTGTCCGGGCCATTCGACCTGATCGTCTCCAATCCGCCCTATATCCGCTCGGCGGAAATCGCCGGCCTCGCGACCGAGGTCCGCGTTCACGATCCGCGGGCTGCTCTTGATGGCGGCGCGGACGGGCTGGATGCCTATCGCGCCCTGATCCCGCAGGCGGCAAGGCTGCTTGCGCCCGAAGGCGCGCTGGTGGTGGAAGTGGGACAGGGCCAGAGCGGCGACATTGAAGGCTTGATGACGGCTGCGGGGTTAATGCTTCCTGTGCCACCAAAAGCCGATCTGGGGGGCGTCCGCCGGGCGGTGGCCGGCCGGAAATTGCCCCCATAA
- a CDS encoding DUF4167 domain-containing protein — protein sequence MRNGQNNKRMRNRNNNNNSNRNDGNRRGQNPMTRVFESNGPDIKIRGTASHVAEKYVQLARDARSSGDPVAAENYYQHAEHYFRLIAAAQEQFRQNQPQPRTDNEMVSEDGDDEGESFSHFGQEPGFVPVQPQPFVPRDNNPPREHQRDGQPYQPRDQQQQQPREHRPQPQFQPQPQPQPVIPDNASVDRLPSFITGPQPQISGGPGFEGGERERFPRRRRRPHGPRPDGLAAPAAAPGDDFNPGNE from the coding sequence ATGAGAAACGGTCAGAACAACAAGCGGATGCGTAACCGGAACAACAATAACAACAGCAATCGAAACGACGGCAACCGGCGCGGCCAGAATCCGATGACCCGGGTATTCGAGTCCAACGGGCCCGACATCAAGATCCGCGGCACCGCGTCCCATGTTGCGGAAAAATATGTGCAGCTGGCGCGCGATGCGCGTTCCTCCGGCGATCCGGTCGCAGCCGAAAACTACTATCAGCATGCCGAACATTATTTCCGCCTGATTGCCGCAGCCCAGGAGCAGTTCCGCCAGAACCAGCCGCAGCCGCGCACCGACAATGAGATGGTCTCGGAGGACGGCGACGACGAGGGCGAGAGCTTTTCGCATTTCGGGCAAGAGCCCGGCTTCGTCCCGGTGCAGCCGCAGCCGTTCGTGCCGCGGGACAACAATCCTCCGCGCGAGCACCAGCGCGACGGCCAACCCTACCAGCCGCGCGACCAGCAACAGCAACAGCCGCGCGAGCATCGTCCGCAGCCGCAGTTTCAACCGCAGCCCCAGCCGCAACCGGTGATCCCGGACAACGCCAGCGTCGACCGCCTGCCGTCGTTCATCACCGGACCGCAGCCGCAGATCAGCGGTGGCCCGGGCTTCGAAGGCGGCGAACGAGAGCGTTTCCCCCGCCGCCGTCGCCGGCCGCACGGCCCGCGTCCCGACGGCTTGGCCGCGCCCGCGGCGGCACCGGGCGACGATTTCAATCCAGGGAACGAGTAA
- a CDS encoding class I SAM-dependent methyltransferase produces MDVIDLRDFYSQRLGIVARRLINRGIHARWPDAQGQRVLGIGYPTPYLGLFREDSERCIAFMPAAQGVLKWPTARPTLAALVDEFSLPLPDAAVDRILLVHALEMSDDPEGLLREVWRVLAPSGRMMAVIPNRRGVWTRSDATPFGHGRPYSRSQITQLLRQTWFTPTGWGEALFVPPVPGGWFLRSAMAWERVGAALSLPFAGVHIVEATKQVYRAIPAHRERTRLIPALEPVLVPSSLQRRNDGT; encoded by the coding sequence ATCGATGTCATCGACCTCCGCGATTTCTATTCGCAGCGCCTCGGCATCGTGGCGCGGCGGCTGATCAATCGCGGCATTCATGCGCGCTGGCCGGATGCGCAGGGCCAGCGCGTGCTCGGCATCGGTTATCCCACGCCCTATCTCGGCCTGTTTCGCGAGGACTCAGAGCGCTGCATCGCCTTCATGCCGGCGGCGCAGGGCGTGCTGAAATGGCCGACGGCGCGGCCCACGCTCGCCGCCCTGGTCGATGAATTCTCGCTGCCGCTGCCGGATGCCGCCGTCGACCGCATCCTGCTGGTTCATGCGCTGGAGATGTCCGACGATCCGGAAGGGCTGTTGCGCGAGGTATGGCGTGTGCTGGCGCCCTCGGGGCGCATGATGGCGGTGATCCCAAACCGGCGCGGAGTATGGACGCGCTCCGACGCCACGCCGTTCGGTCATGGCCGGCCCTATTCGCGCTCGCAGATCACGCAATTGCTGCGGCAGACGTGGTTCACGCCGACCGGGTGGGGCGAGGCATTGTTCGTGCCGCCGGTGCCCGGCGGCTGGTTCCTGCGCTCGGCGATGGCGTGGGAGCGGGTCGGCGCGGCGCTGTCGCTGCCTTTCGCCGGCGTTCATATCGTGGAAGCGACCAAGCAGGTCTACCGCGCGATCCCGGCGCACCGCGAGCGCACACGGCTCATTCCGGCGCTCGAGCCGGTGCTGGTGCCCTCGTCGCTGCAGCGGCGGAACGATGGTACGTAA
- the gloB gene encoding hydroxyacylglutathione hydrolase has product MAAEIRLFPCLTDNFGYLIHDPETKATASVDAPEAAPIVKALEREGWTLTDILITHHHHDHVGGVAELKQRYGCRVVAPHDKSTGIANVDLRVGQGDVVKVGDLLGRVLETPGHTLDHVSYVFDNDKALFAADTLFSIGCGRVFEGNYPMMWDSLLKLRALPDDFKLYCGHEYTAANIKFALTVEPDNPTLKARAEEVTRLRAANKPTIPTLLGEEKKANVFLRADEPSVAAGVRMKGRDAAEVFGELRERKNKS; this is encoded by the coding sequence ATGGCTGCCGAGATCCGCCTGTTCCCCTGCCTCACCGACAATTTCGGCTATCTGATTCACGATCCCGAGACCAAGGCGACCGCGTCGGTCGATGCGCCGGAAGCAGCCCCCATCGTCAAGGCGCTGGAGCGCGAAGGCTGGACCCTGACCGATATTCTCATCACCCATCATCACCACGATCATGTCGGCGGCGTCGCCGAGCTGAAGCAGAGATATGGCTGCCGGGTGGTCGCCCCGCACGACAAGTCCACCGGAATCGCCAATGTCGATTTGCGCGTCGGCCAGGGCGACGTGGTGAAGGTGGGCGATCTTTTGGGCCGCGTGCTGGAAACCCCGGGCCACACCCTCGACCACGTCAGCTATGTCTTCGACAACGACAAGGCGCTGTTCGCCGCCGACACGCTGTTCTCGATCGGTTGCGGACGGGTGTTCGAGGGCAATTATCCGATGATGTGGGATTCGCTGCTCAAGCTGCGGGCGCTGCCGGACGATTTCAAGCTTTATTGCGGGCACGAATACACTGCCGCCAACATCAAATTCGCGCTCACCGTCGAACCGGACAATCCGACGCTGAAGGCCCGAGCCGAAGAGGTGACGCGGCTGCGCGCGGCGAACAAGCCGACAATCCCCACCTTGCTTGGCGAGGAAAAAAAGGCAAACGTATTCCTGCGCGCCGACGAGCCGTCGGTGGCGGCTGGCGTGAGGATGAAGGGCCGCGATGCCGCCGAGGTGTTCGGCGAACTGCGCGAACGCAAGAACAAGTCCTGA
- a CDS encoding cupin domain-containing protein: MPTAAEIIARLELKPHPEGGHYRETFRDKRVDANRRSFSTVIYFLLARGERSQWHRIDAVEVWHYYAGSALTLRIAHDDCTQHTVRLGPDVTGGERPQAIVPAQAWQTAETGGDWTLVGCTVAPGFEFAGFELAPAGWCPPG, from the coding sequence ATGCCGACTGCTGCAGAGATCATTGCCCGACTCGAATTGAAGCCGCATCCGGAGGGCGGGCATTACCGCGAGACCTTTCGCGACAAGCGCGTCGACGCCAACAGACGTTCCTTTTCCACCGTGATCTACTTCCTGCTGGCGCGCGGCGAGCGTTCGCAGTGGCATCGCATCGACGCCGTGGAGGTCTGGCATTATTACGCGGGAAGCGCCCTGACCTTGCGAATTGCCCATGATGACTGCACGCAGCACACGGTAAGGCTCGGACCCGACGTTACCGGAGGCGAGCGACCGCAAGCGATCGTACCGGCGCAGGCATGGCAGACCGCCGAAACCGGCGGCGACTGGACGCTGGTTGGCTGCACCGTCGCGCCAGGATTTGAATTCGCAGGCTTCGAGCTGGCGCCGGCAGGCTGGTGCCCTCCCGGCTGA
- a CDS encoding DMT family transporter — MTSRTATLIGLTAILMWSLLSALTVATGKIPAFQLAAMTFAIGAVVGCLTWIGRPDAIRALRQQPLAWVVGVGGLFGYHALYFLALRFAPPAEAGLLNYLWPLLIVLFSSLLPGERLAPHHIIGALLGLAGTVLLFAGNSLSGFAPGQVPGLAAAFVAAFVWAAYSVMSRKLKAVPTDAVAGFCAATALLAALVHGLVEETVWPDTMTQWLSVAALGVGPVGAAFYAWDVGMKRGDIRVLGAASYATPLLSTSFLILAGFAQPSANIALAAVLIAGGGLIAARDMFRRRYAAGRQP; from the coding sequence ATGACCTCCCGCACCGCCACCCTGATCGGACTGACCGCGATCCTGATGTGGTCGCTGCTGTCGGCGTTGACGGTGGCAACCGGCAAGATTCCCGCCTTTCAGCTCGCGGCGATGACATTCGCGATCGGCGCGGTAGTCGGTTGCCTGACCTGGATCGGGCGGCCGGATGCCATCCGAGCGCTGCGCCAGCAGCCGCTGGCGTGGGTCGTCGGGGTCGGCGGTTTGTTCGGCTATCACGCGCTGTACTTTCTCGCGCTGCGCTTCGCGCCGCCGGCTGAAGCCGGCCTGCTGAATTATCTCTGGCCGCTGTTGATCGTGCTGTTCTCGTCGCTGTTGCCGGGCGAGCGGCTGGCGCCGCATCACATCATCGGCGCGCTGCTCGGCCTTGCCGGCACGGTGCTGCTCTTTGCCGGCAACAGTCTCAGCGGCTTTGCGCCCGGCCAGGTGCCGGGACTGGCCGCAGCATTCGTCGCGGCCTTCGTATGGGCGGCCTATTCGGTGATGTCGCGCAAGCTCAAGGCAGTGCCGACCGATGCGGTGGCGGGCTTTTGCGCGGCGACCGCGCTATTGGCGGCCTTGGTGCATGGGCTGGTCGAGGAGACGGTATGGCCCGACACGATGACGCAATGGCTGTCGGTCGCGGCGCTCGGTGTCGGCCCCGTCGGCGCCGCATTCTATGCCTGGGATGTCGGCATGAAGCGCGGCGACATCCGCGTGCTCGGGGCCGCGTCCTACGCGACGCCGCTGCTCTCGACATCGTTTCTGATCCTGGCCGGCTTTGCCCAGCCGAGCGCGAATATCGCCCTCGCCGCCGTGCTGATCGCCGGCGGCGGCCTGATCGCGGCGCGGGATATGTTTAGGCGACGTTATGCGGCCGGTCGCCAGCCCTGA
- the phbB gene encoding acetoacetyl-CoA reductase, with translation MARVALVSGGTRGIGASISKALKAAGYKVAANYAGNDAAADKFKAETGIPVYKWDVSSFDACAAGIKQVEADLGPVEVLVNNAGITRDGAFHKMTFEQWNAVINTNLGSLFNMTRQVIEGMRSRKFGRIINISSINGQKGQFGQVNYSAAKAGDIGFTKALALENAKGGITVNAICPGYINTEMVQAVPKEVLEKSILPLIPIGRLGEPDEIARAVVFLAADEAGAVTGSTLTINGGQYMV, from the coding sequence ATGGCACGTGTTGCGTTGGTATCGGGGGGAACGCGGGGCATCGGGGCTTCGATCAGCAAGGCCTTGAAGGCCGCCGGCTACAAGGTGGCCGCCAACTACGCGGGAAATGACGCCGCGGCGGACAAGTTCAAGGCCGAGACCGGTATTCCCGTCTACAAATGGGACGTAAGTTCGTTCGATGCCTGCGCCGCCGGTATCAAGCAGGTCGAGGCCGATCTCGGCCCGGTCGAGGTGCTCGTCAACAACGCCGGCATCACCCGGGACGGAGCCTTCCACAAGATGACGTTCGAGCAGTGGAACGCGGTCATCAACACCAATCTCGGCTCGCTGTTCAACATGACGCGCCAGGTGATCGAGGGCATGCGCTCCCGCAAGTTCGGCCGCATCATCAACATTTCCTCGATCAACGGCCAGAAGGGCCAGTTCGGCCAGGTCAATTATTCGGCGGCGAAGGCCGGTGATATCGGCTTCACCAAGGCGCTCGCGCTGGAAAATGCCAAGGGCGGCATCACCGTGAACGCGATCTGTCCGGGCTATATCAACACCGAGATGGTGCAGGCGGTGCCGAAGGAGGTGCTGGAGAAGAGCATCCTGCCGCTGATCCCGATCGGCCGCCTCGGCGAGCCCGATGAAATCGCCCGTGCCGTGGTGTTTCTCGCCGCCGACGAAGCCGGTGCCGTCACCGGCTCGACGCTGACCATCAACGGCGGGCAATATATGGTGTGA